A genomic segment from Bacteroidota bacterium encodes:
- a CDS encoding GWxTD domain-containing protein: MSNFRIILIFVSTLLFSSCYETAKIANQNLAFTYERNAQVLHPMYAVYHDSPNQSQLHFSINTQELLYMKSVGAANYMAKISVSYILYASYESKIVLDSSSVILEDDASKEENVSLHGSFEFKAVYPNRYVLEVLLTDLNRNQSSVSFVEVNKSGINTSQNFKLSNVKSGQLLFTNCVNSNESIQVSYSKNSAQRQLRVNYYKPKFVLPAPPFSVQNFQAQSLVPDSTFELKLDANFASEVKLSSQGMYHFQSDTIGNDGLTVFVFQDSYPLLTTAEDLIPPLRYITTKQEFESLQNSMNKKLAVDEFWLNNCGNMDRAKSALKVYYNRVQNSNTYFTSYTEGWKTDRGLVYIAFGLPTSIYRDSNGETWIYGEEQNSRSLTFTFSKVVNPFSDADYSLNRSENFRSDWFRMIDAWRQGKIINEK; the protein is encoded by the coding sequence ATGAGCAACTTTAGAATAATATTGATTTTCGTTTCAACACTGCTCTTTAGTAGTTGTTACGAAACAGCCAAAATTGCAAATCAAAATTTGGCATTCACTTATGAGCGTAATGCTCAGGTTTTGCATCCAATGTATGCTGTTTATCATGATTCACCTAACCAATCGCAACTTCATTTCTCAATTAATACACAGGAATTGCTTTATATGAAAAGCGTGGGAGCTGCTAATTATATGGCAAAAATTTCGGTATCCTACATCCTTTATGCTTCTTACGAGTCTAAAATTGTGCTAGACTCTTCTTCAGTTATTTTAGAAGATGATGCCAGCAAAGAAGAAAATGTTTCACTGCATGGTTCTTTTGAATTTAAAGCAGTATACCCAAACCGCTATGTGCTTGAAGTATTGCTAACCGATTTAAATAGAAATCAATCGTCGGTAAGTTTTGTGGAGGTAAATAAAAGCGGGATCAATACCTCACAAAATTTTAAATTAAGCAATGTTAAGAGTGGACAATTACTCTTTACGAATTGTGTAAATTCTAATGAGTCAATTCAGGTTAGTTATTCAAAAAATTCAGCACAGCGACAATTACGTGTGAATTATTACAAACCCAAGTTTGTTCTGCCGGCTCCTCCATTTTCAGTACAAAATTTTCAGGCCCAGTCGCTTGTTCCCGATAGTACATTTGAGTTAAAACTAGATGCAAATTTTGCTTCAGAAGTAAAATTAAGTAGTCAGGGGATGTATCATTTTCAAAGTGATACCATTGGAAATGATGGATTAACTGTTTTTGTATTTCAAGATTCTTATCCATTACTCACAACTGCCGAAGATTTGATTCCGCCGCTTAGGTACATTACTACAAAGCAAGAGTTTGAATCCTTGCAAAATAGTATGAATAAGAAATTGGCTGTGGATGAGTTTTGGTTAAACAACTGTGGGAATATGGATAGAGCAAAATCTGCATTAAAGGTATATTACAACCGTGTACAAAATTCAAATACTTATTTTACATCTTACACCGAAGGTTGGAAAACTGATCGTGGTTTGGTATACATTGCTTTTGGTTTACCAACTTCTATCTATCGTGATAGCAACGGTGAAACTTGGATTTATGGTGAAGAGCAAAATAGTCGCTCTTTAACATTCACCTTCTCAAAAGTGGTAAATCCGTTTAGCGATGCTGATTATAGTTTGAACCGATCTGAAAATTTTCGAAGCGATTGGTTTAGAATGATTGATGCTTGGCGACAAGGTAAAATAATAAACGAAAAATAG
- the rmuC gene encoding DNA recombination protein RmuC, giving the protein MNFVFLAIGLLVGATVVWLYMQVKSSQQNTEAVTRVQSLDKELAILTEKLQAAGIDKQRIQSDLLSEREVLKNELQKERELLAGANARLARAEEAFKGMNEKLSNEKQEKEALQKNLLSQFENIASKILEDKSVRFTEQNKINLDIILNPLKEKIKTFEEKVDKAYKEESAERITLKAEIKNLVELNKQVSEEANNLAKALKGDNKMQGNWGEVILEKILERSGLAKDSEYITQFQTSNESGKTIKPDVVVLLPDNKHIVIDSKVSLTAYESFVNAEDESLREKFSKEHIGSVKNHIKLLSEKNYQASSEFNTPDFVLMFIPIESSFSMAIQSDAELFNFAWERKIVMVSPSTLLATLRTISSLWKQEKQTKNALEIAKQGGALYDKFVGFVEDLEKIGKSIDTTQVAYSSAMNKLQSGSGNLIKRVQDIEKLGAKTTKSLSEKYLEKNDNQPLKLEQ; this is encoded by the coding sequence ATGAATTTTGTTTTTTTAGCAATTGGATTGCTGGTAGGAGCGACTGTTGTTTGGCTTTATATGCAAGTGAAATCTTCTCAACAAAATACAGAAGCAGTAACAAGAGTGCAGAGTTTAGACAAAGAACTTGCAATACTTACAGAGAAGTTGCAAGCTGCTGGTATAGATAAACAACGTATACAGAGTGATTTATTAAGTGAAAGAGAGGTACTGAAGAATGAACTTCAAAAGGAACGAGAATTATTGGCCGGTGCGAATGCTCGTTTAGCGAGAGCCGAAGAAGCATTTAAGGGGATGAACGAAAAATTGAGCAACGAAAAGCAAGAAAAAGAAGCGCTCCAAAAGAACCTGCTTTCTCAATTTGAGAACATAGCTTCCAAAATTTTAGAAGATAAAAGTGTGCGATTTACGGAGCAGAATAAAATCAATTTGGATATTATTTTAAATCCATTAAAAGAGAAAATTAAAACCTTTGAAGAGAAGGTAGACAAGGCATACAAAGAAGAATCGGCTGAGCGCATTACTTTAAAAGCAGAAATAAAAAATCTTGTAGAACTCAACAAACAAGTGAGTGAAGAGGCAAATAATTTAGCAAAGGCGCTGAAAGGCGATAATAAAATGCAAGGGAACTGGGGCGAAGTTATACTCGAAAAAATACTGGAACGATCAGGGCTTGCCAAAGATTCAGAGTACATTACTCAATTTCAAACCAGTAACGAAAGCGGGAAAACCATCAAGCCGGATGTGGTGGTGCTTTTGCCGGATAATAAGCACATCGTAATTGATTCTAAAGTTTCATTAACAGCCTATGAGTCTTTTGTAAATGCTGAGGATGAAAGCCTACGCGAGAAGTTTAGCAAAGAACATATTGGCTCAGTTAAAAATCACATTAAGTTATTAAGTGAGAAAAACTATCAGGCTTCATCCGAGTTTAATACTCCTGATTTTGTACTTATGTTTATTCCTATTGAATCATCGTTTAGTATGGCTATACAAAGCGATGCAGAGCTATTCAATTTTGCCTGGGAACGAAAAATTGTGATGGTTAGTCCTTCTACTTTATTAGCTACACTTAGAACAATTTCGTCCTTGTGGAAACAAGAAAAGCAAACAAAAAATGCCTTGGAAATTGCAAAACAAGGTGGGGCATTGTACGATAAGTTTGTAGGATTTGTTGAAGACCTCGAGAAAATAGGTAAATCAATTGATACTACCCAAGTCGCCTATTCAAGTGCAATGAATAAGTTGCAAAGTGGTTCTGGAAATTTAATAAAACGAGTTCAGGATATTGAGAAATTAGGAGCTAAAACAACCAAATCGCTTTCTGAAAAGTACCTTGAAAAAAATGACAATCAACCTTTGAAACTCGAGCAATAG